A region of Vibrio chagasii DNA encodes the following proteins:
- the argR gene encoding transcriptional regulator ArgR: MRNTEKQDNLVRAFKALLKEERFGSQGEIVDALKHEGFESINQSKVSRMLTKFGAVRTRNAKMEMVYCLPAELGVPTVSSSLRELVLDIDHNNALVVIHTGPGAAQLIARLLDSLGKSEGILGVVAGDDTIFITPTLSVTTKQLFDSVCELFEYAG; encoded by the coding sequence ATGCGCAATACAGAAAAACAAGACAACTTGGTTCGTGCTTTTAAAGCGCTACTAAAAGAAGAACGTTTTGGTTCACAAGGCGAAATTGTTGATGCCTTAAAGCATGAAGGCTTTGAAAGCATCAACCAGTCTAAAGTCTCGCGTATGTTAACTAAGTTTGGCGCGGTTCGAACTCGTAACGCAAAAATGGAGATGGTTTACTGTCTTCCTGCAGAATTGGGCGTTCCAACAGTTTCGAGCTCTTTGAGAGAACTTGTCCTAGATATTGACCACAACAATGCGTTAGTTGTGATACACACTGGCCCTGGTGCAGCACAATTGATTGCTCGCTTACTGGACTCGTTAGGTAAGTCGGAAGGCATACTGGGCGTAGTCGCAGGTGATGATACGATCTTCATTACTCCTACGTTATCTGTTACGACAAAGCAGCTGTTTGACTCAGTCTGTGAGCTGTTTGAATACGCAGGATAA
- a CDS encoding TAXI family TRAP transporter solute-binding subunit has translation MAFTKLIKVGAIAAAVMGAGAVNAQEFITIGTGSVTGVYYPTGGAICKLVNKGRKDHNIRCSVESTGGSIYNVNTIRAGELDFGVVQSDWQYHGYNGTSKFKDQGEYKKLRAMFSLHTEPFNIIARTDSGINNVADLAGKRVNIGNPGSGDRATMGVVMDAMGWTNDSFKLASELKGSERSQALCDNKIDAFIYMVGHPNGSIKEATTSCDAKLVSATGPQIDKIVAENPYYAYSTVPAGMYRGTDADVNSFGVAATMVTTSDVSDEVAYNVAKAVFENFDTFKRLHPAFANLKKEDMVKAGISIPLHPGAEKYYKEVGLLK, from the coding sequence ATGGCATTTACCAAACTTATCAAAGTTGGTGCTATTGCAGCTGCTGTAATGGGCGCTGGCGCTGTTAACGCTCAAGAGTTCATCACAATTGGTACTGGTTCAGTAACGGGTGTTTACTACCCAACTGGTGGTGCGATTTGTAAACTAGTGAACAAGGGCCGCAAAGACCACAACATTCGTTGTTCTGTAGAGTCTACTGGTGGTTCAATCTACAACGTTAACACCATCCGTGCTGGTGAACTAGATTTCGGTGTTGTTCAGTCTGACTGGCAATACCATGGCTACAACGGTACAAGTAAGTTCAAGGATCAGGGCGAATACAAGAAACTTCGCGCGATGTTCTCTCTACATACAGAACCGTTTAACATCATCGCTCGTACCGATTCTGGCATCAACAACGTTGCTGACCTAGCAGGTAAGCGTGTAAACATTGGTAACCCAGGTTCAGGTGACCGTGCAACTATGGGCGTTGTAATGGACGCTATGGGTTGGACTAATGACAGCTTCAAGCTAGCTTCTGAGCTTAAAGGTTCTGAGCGTTCACAAGCACTTTGTGATAACAAGATCGATGCATTCATCTACATGGTTGGTCACCCGAACGGATCAATCAAAGAAGCAACAACATCTTGTGATGCAAAACTGGTTTCAGCAACAGGTCCACAAATCGACAAAATCGTAGCTGAAAACCCATACTACGCATACAGCACAGTTCCTGCAGGCATGTACCGTGGTACAGATGCTGACGTAAACAGCTTCGGTGTTGCAGCAACTATGGTAACAACTTCTGACGTCTCTGATGAAGTAGCATACAACGTTGCTAAGGCAGTATTTGAAAACTTTGACACTTTCAAACGCCTACACCCAGCATTTGCTAACCTGAAGAAAGAAGACATGGTGAAAGCGGGTATCTCTATCCCTCTACACCCAGGTGCAGAAAAATACTACAAAGAAGTGGGCCTTCTAAAGTAA
- a CDS encoding TRAP transporter permease, with amino-acid sequence MTQTTSPSPDVQEMVAQSDTGARSPRGIQGRILWFVPLCWSLFQLWYASPLPFIFNFGILNDTEARAIHLTFAIFLAFTAYPAMKNSPRDYIPAVDWILALAGSFSASYIYIFYTELAGRSGAPTTFDIVAAVFGMVLLLEATRRALGPPLMVVAAVFLLYTFGGPHMPDVIAHKGASLNKAMSHLWLTTEGVFGVALGVSTSFVFLFVLFGAMLERAGAGAYFIKVAFSLLGHMKGGPAKAAVVASGLSGLVSGSSIANVVTTGTFTIPLMKRVGFPGTKAGAVEVAASTNGQLTPPIMGAAAFLMVEYVGISYVEVIKAALLPALISYVALIYIVHLEACKAGMTGLPRRHTPTIVQSLLSFTGTILGLCVISAAVYYGVGWTKDVFGEAATPIVTVALLIAYVALVRVSAKYSAEGGMEIDADLKEVPDPGPTIKSGLHFLLPIVVLVWCLTVERFSPGLSAFWATVFMIFILITQRPLMTLMNKSDDLAEQTKAGFVDLAESLVSGARNMIGIGVATAAAGTVVGVVTLTGIGLVMTDFVEFISGGSIILMLLFTAVISLILGMGLPTTANYIVVSTLMAPVIVTLGAAHGLIIPLIAVHLFVFYFGILADDTPPVGLAAFAAAAIAKSDPIRTGIQGFTYDIRTAILPFMFIFNTQLLLMGIDSWWHLALTIFSSVTAVLIFAAATQGWWFTKNKWWETVLLIALTFTFFRPGFWWDMIYPEKVLSPGVEIAQITEKLDVGQSLELRVGGENLEGDYSEKTVRLPFEDSATSSEDRIASMGLMLTESEGKMIVDMVEFGSPAEAAGIDFDWEIKSVIQDADRPMKEWVFLPALIILIGLAMNQRRRARKDEISA; translated from the coding sequence ATGACGCAGACAACATCACCGTCTCCAGATGTGCAAGAAATGGTGGCACAATCAGACACTGGTGCGCGTAGCCCTCGCGGTATTCAAGGCCGTATTTTATGGTTTGTGCCTCTATGTTGGTCACTGTTCCAACTTTGGTATGCATCTCCGCTGCCGTTCATTTTTAATTTCGGAATTCTAAACGACACCGAAGCTCGAGCAATTCACCTCACCTTTGCTATTTTCCTAGCTTTTACCGCTTATCCGGCAATGAAAAACTCGCCACGGGACTACATCCCAGCAGTCGACTGGATATTAGCGCTTGCAGGTAGTTTTTCAGCTTCTTATATCTATATTTTCTATACAGAGCTTGCTGGCCGTTCAGGTGCGCCAACAACATTCGATATTGTTGCCGCTGTATTTGGTATGGTTCTGCTGCTTGAAGCAACACGACGCGCTTTAGGTCCACCTCTTATGGTTGTGGCAGCAGTATTCCTACTTTACACCTTTGGTGGCCCACATATGCCAGACGTTATCGCCCATAAAGGTGCGAGCCTGAACAAGGCAATGTCGCACTTGTGGTTAACAACAGAAGGTGTATTCGGCGTTGCGCTGGGTGTTTCAACGTCATTCGTATTCTTGTTTGTACTGTTTGGTGCAATGCTTGAACGTGCGGGTGCAGGCGCTTACTTCATCAAAGTCGCATTCTCACTGCTTGGCCACATGAAAGGTGGCCCTGCGAAAGCAGCCGTTGTTGCATCAGGCTTATCTGGCCTTGTTTCTGGCTCTTCGATCGCTAACGTGGTAACCACTGGTACCTTCACTATTCCGCTAATGAAGCGTGTTGGTTTCCCTGGTACAAAAGCCGGCGCGGTAGAGGTTGCGGCTTCAACCAATGGTCAGCTTACACCGCCTATCATGGGTGCTGCGGCATTCCTAATGGTGGAATATGTAGGTATCTCATATGTAGAAGTAATCAAAGCAGCCCTATTGCCAGCTCTTATCTCTTACGTTGCTCTGATTTACATTGTTCACCTAGAAGCATGTAAAGCAGGCATGACTGGCCTACCTCGTCGTCACACGCCAACTATTGTACAAAGCCTACTCTCTTTCACAGGGACCATTTTGGGTCTATGTGTTATCAGTGCCGCGGTTTACTACGGTGTGGGTTGGACGAAAGATGTATTTGGCGAAGCAGCAACACCAATCGTTACTGTGGCTCTATTGATCGCTTATGTTGCTCTTGTTCGTGTTTCTGCTAAATACTCAGCAGAAGGCGGTATGGAGATCGATGCAGATCTAAAAGAAGTTCCGGATCCAGGTCCAACGATTAAATCAGGTTTGCACTTCCTACTACCTATCGTCGTACTAGTTTGGTGTCTGACAGTTGAACGTTTCTCACCTGGCTTATCTGCATTCTGGGCAACAGTGTTCATGATCTTCATCTTGATCACCCAGCGTCCTTTGATGACTCTGATGAACAAATCAGACGATCTTGCAGAACAAACCAAAGCTGGTTTCGTTGATCTGGCTGAAAGCTTGGTGTCAGGTGCACGCAACATGATCGGCATCGGTGTGGCGACAGCGGCTGCTGGTACTGTTGTAGGCGTGGTGACGCTAACGGGTATCGGTCTTGTAATGACTGACTTCGTTGAGTTTATCTCAGGCGGTAGCATCATCCTTATGCTGCTATTTACTGCGGTAATCAGCTTGATCCTAGGTATGGGCTTACCAACCACAGCAAACTACATCGTTGTATCGACACTGATGGCACCAGTAATTGTGACTCTAGGTGCTGCACACGGCCTTATCATCCCACTGATTGCAGTGCACTTATTCGTGTTCTACTTCGGTATTCTTGCGGATGACACACCTCCTGTAGGTCTTGCGGCCTTTGCTGCAGCGGCAATTGCGAAATCAGACCCGATTCGCACTGGTATCCAAGGCTTCACCTACGATATCCGTACCGCAATCTTGCCGTTCATGTTCATCTTCAACACTCAGCTACTGCTGATGGGCATTGATTCTTGGTGGCACTTAGCACTGACTATCTTCTCATCTGTAACTGCGGTACTTATCTTCGCAGCTGCAACACAAGGTTGGTGGTTCACTAAGAACAAGTGGTGGGAAACGGTTCTGCTGATTGCATTGACCTTCACTTTCTTCCGCCCAGGCTTCTGGTGGGACATGATTTACCCAGAGAAAGTTCTTTCACCTGGAGTTGAGATTGCTCAAATCACAGAAAAGCTAGATGTGGGACAATCACTTGAACTAAGAGTGGGTGGCGAAAACTTAGAAGGTGACTATTCTGAAAAGACTGTTCGCCTGCCGTTTGAAGACTCTGCGACCTCAAGTGAAGATCGTATTGCCTCTATGGGTCTAATGCTGACTGAATCTGAAGGCAAGATGATTGTTGATATGGTTGAGTTCGGTAGCCCTGCAGAAGCAGCTGGTATTGATTTCGATTGGGAAATCAAATCCGTTATCCAAGATGCAGATCGACCAATGAAAGAGTGGGTATTCTTGCCAGCTCTGATCATTTTGATTGGTTTAGCAATGAATCAAAGAAGACGTGCTCGTAAGGATGAGATTAGCGCGTAA
- a CDS encoding universal stress protein yields MYKQILVPVDLNDKGFSDKAVELAVWHAKHSNAEIHILNVLPGIHMSMVASYFPKDAANQMKLDVKNQLKEFADKHIDDEVVYKVHVAEGKTYATILDYAEKLGADLIVMPSHKRSKIDKVVLGSVASKVVQNSPINVLVVKPQG; encoded by the coding sequence ATGTATAAACAAATCCTTGTTCCTGTTGATCTTAATGACAAAGGCTTTTCTGATAAGGCAGTCGAACTGGCGGTATGGCACGCAAAACACAGCAATGCTGAAATCCACATTCTGAACGTACTACCTGGCATTCACATGTCGATGGTAGCGTCTTACTTCCCGAAAGATGCAGCGAACCAAATGAAGCTAGATGTTAAAAATCAGCTGAAAGAGTTCGCTGACAAACACATCGACGATGAAGTGGTTTACAAGGTTCATGTTGCTGAGGGTAAAACCTACGCGACGATTCTTGATTACGCAGAAAAGCTTGGCGCCGACCTTATCGTGATGCCTAGCCATAAGCGTTCGAAAATCGACAAAGTGGTACTTGGCTCGGTTGCAAGCAAAGTAGTACAGAACTCACCAATCAATGTATTGGTGGTTAAACCGCAAGGTTAA
- a CDS encoding D-2-hydroxyacid dehydrogenase, which yields MPTMKVVFLDRATIPSQIHLKPLSFEHEWVEYDFTAPEQVSERVEEADVVITNKVVLNESNLAGAKKLKLIAVSATGVNNVDFEYCKSKNIAVTNVQGYATQSVPEHVIAMLFALKRNLVGYHKDIEADEWQKDKQFCFFTHPIQDVAGSTLGLMGSGSLGQATAMLAKAIGMKVIFAERKGADSCRDGYLPFDTVLQQADAISLHCPLTDATQNLISERELTMMKSSAVLINAGRGGLVDEQALVEALKNNQIAGAGMDVFTQEPADNSNPLLANSHLPNLLLTPHVAWGSDSSIQKLSDILMDNIDGFIAGRPQNIVN from the coding sequence ATGCCAACGATGAAAGTTGTGTTTCTCGATAGAGCGACCATCCCGTCTCAAATTCATCTAAAGCCTCTGAGCTTTGAGCATGAATGGGTGGAGTATGATTTCACGGCTCCTGAGCAAGTATCGGAGCGAGTTGAAGAAGCTGATGTGGTGATCACTAACAAGGTAGTGCTAAATGAGTCGAATCTAGCTGGTGCGAAAAAGCTCAAGTTGATCGCGGTTTCAGCGACCGGTGTCAACAATGTCGATTTTGAATACTGCAAATCTAAAAACATTGCAGTGACAAACGTGCAAGGCTACGCAACTCAATCTGTTCCAGAGCATGTCATCGCAATGCTATTCGCTCTTAAACGAAACCTTGTTGGTTACCATAAAGACATTGAGGCGGATGAGTGGCAAAAGGACAAGCAGTTCTGCTTCTTTACTCATCCGATTCAAGACGTGGCTGGCAGTACATTGGGTTTAATGGGCAGTGGTAGTTTAGGTCAAGCCACCGCAATGTTAGCCAAAGCAATTGGGATGAAGGTTATTTTTGCTGAGCGAAAAGGAGCGGATTCTTGTCGAGATGGGTATCTGCCTTTTGATACGGTATTGCAGCAAGCGGATGCGATCAGCCTACATTGCCCGTTGACTGATGCGACCCAAAATCTGATTTCAGAGCGAGAGCTGACTATGATGAAATCGAGCGCAGTATTAATTAATGCCGGACGTGGAGGTCTGGTAGATGAACAGGCCTTGGTTGAAGCTCTGAAGAATAATCAAATAGCTGGAGCGGGCATGGATGTGTTTACACAAGAGCCAGCTGACAACTCAAACCCACTGTTGGCTAATAGCCACTTACCGAACTTATTACTCACTCCACATGTGGCGTGGGGTAGCGACAGCTCGATTCAAAAACTGTCTGATATCTTAATGGATAACATTGATGGCTTTATCGCGGGTCGTCCGCAAAACATAGTGAATTGA
- a CDS encoding pseudouridine synthase codes for MALEQYTPPREPWIDIVYQDDDILVVNKPAGLLSVPGRLPEHYDSMWSRLVEEFVDIQVVHRLDMSTSGLMLLAKHKQAERHLKKQFQYRLTHKLYYARVWGAVEQKEGLINQPLICDWPNRPKQKVCFEDGKPSQTRYVVEQQEPQTTLLKLLPITGRSHQLRVHCMEIGAPIVGDEFYATPEAFEYSDRLALHACELSFYHPANNQLFKAFVPCDFYPQASPQIELHFEIASELPDYSKLKA; via the coding sequence ATGGCGCTAGAGCAGTACACACCACCACGCGAACCTTGGATTGATATTGTTTATCAAGATGATGACATTCTGGTGGTGAACAAGCCTGCGGGGTTACTTTCAGTACCGGGCAGGTTGCCAGAGCATTACGACAGCATGTGGAGTCGTTTGGTCGAGGAGTTCGTTGATATTCAAGTGGTTCACCGCTTGGATATGTCGACCTCTGGCTTGATGTTGTTGGCTAAGCATAAGCAGGCAGAACGTCACTTGAAGAAGCAGTTCCAATATCGCCTGACACACAAATTGTATTACGCACGCGTATGGGGAGCAGTTGAACAAAAAGAAGGGTTGATCAATCAGCCACTCATCTGTGATTGGCCAAATCGCCCTAAGCAGAAAGTCTGTTTTGAAGACGGCAAACCATCACAGACTCGTTATGTGGTAGAGCAGCAAGAACCCCAAACGACTTTACTGAAGTTACTGCCAATTACCGGGCGTTCTCACCAATTGAGAGTGCACTGCATGGAAATAGGTGCACCGATTGTGGGCGATGAGTTTTACGCAACGCCAGAAGCGTTTGAATACAGTGATAGGCTAGCTTTACATGCGTGTGAGTTGAGCTTTTATCATCCAGCGAATAATCAGCTGTTCAAAGCCTTTGTTCCCTGTGACTTTTATCCTCAAGCATCCCCACAAATCGAACTGCACTTTGAAATTGCGTCTGAGCTTCCAGACTACAGTAAGCTAAAAGCTTAG
- a CDS encoding divalent metal cation transporter → MDSTVKTTTTKTSAPLSSLIKSLGPGIMMAAAAVGGSHLVASTKAGAIYGWQLAALIILVNLFKYPFFRAGIQYTLGTGQSLVEGYSNLGRPYLVIFSILSAISAVVNTAALLLFSASLLSYFIPFELATSTLCMIVLATCLIILIAGHYRALDTLSKAIMAILTITTLAAVAIAIGSPVEPGAAFVPPSPWSLAAIGFIVVTMGWMPAPIEISSITSMWLKSQKEKQEVTAQSALFDFNVGYIGTALLALVFVALGALVLHGSGVELSRSGVGFTHQLVGIYASTIGEWSRPLIAIIAFFCIFGSTITVIDGYSRVLAESQRLLLNKESSPRMLQGWIIIVSIAALAIVMFFSAALMPMLDFAMVLAFATTPFFALLNFILVNKAKLPEALAIGSKLKWLSVAGLVYLFGFLAMFVWWKWLM, encoded by the coding sequence ATGGACAGTACGGTTAAAACAACCACAACAAAAACCTCAGCTCCCCTATCCAGTTTAATTAAGTCTCTTGGCCCAGGTATTATGATGGCCGCTGCTGCTGTCGGCGGTTCACACTTAGTTGCCTCAACCAAAGCTGGAGCCATCTATGGTTGGCAACTGGCAGCTCTAATCATCCTAGTAAACCTATTCAAGTACCCATTCTTTCGTGCCGGTATCCAATACACACTTGGTACTGGACAAAGCTTGGTTGAGGGTTACTCAAACCTAGGTCGCCCTTACCTAGTGATCTTTTCGATACTAAGTGCTATTTCAGCCGTCGTAAACACAGCCGCACTACTGCTGTTTAGTGCGAGTTTGCTTAGCTACTTCATTCCTTTTGAGCTAGCAACCAGTACGCTTTGTATGATCGTACTCGCGACCTGCTTGATCATCTTAATTGCAGGGCATTACCGTGCTCTGGACACCCTTTCAAAAGCGATCATGGCGATCCTAACGATCACCACTCTAGCTGCTGTCGCCATTGCAATTGGCTCACCTGTCGAACCGGGTGCTGCTTTTGTTCCACCATCACCTTGGTCATTAGCTGCTATTGGCTTTATCGTAGTGACCATGGGTTGGATGCCTGCCCCTATTGAGATTTCAAGCATCACCTCTATGTGGCTAAAAAGCCAAAAAGAGAAGCAAGAAGTTACAGCTCAATCTGCCTTGTTCGATTTCAACGTCGGCTACATTGGTACAGCACTGCTTGCGTTAGTGTTTGTCGCTTTGGGTGCTCTCGTACTTCACGGTTCAGGTGTAGAACTGTCTCGCTCTGGTGTGGGCTTTACTCACCAGTTAGTTGGTATTTACGCGTCAACGATTGGCGAATGGTCACGTCCACTCATCGCCATTATCGCTTTCTTCTGCATCTTTGGTAGCACGATTACCGTTATCGACGGCTACTCTCGTGTACTTGCGGAATCACAACGTCTGTTACTCAACAAAGAGTCGAGCCCGCGCATGCTGCAAGGTTGGATCATCATTGTCTCTATCGCCGCACTCGCGATTGTTATGTTCTTCAGCGCTGCATTAATGCCAATGCTCGATTTCGCAATGGTACTTGCTTTCGCAACGACACCATTCTTCGCTCTGCTTAACTTCATCTTGGTGAATAAAGCTAAGCTTCCAGAAGCGTTAGCCATTGGTAGCAAACTAAAATGGCTGTCTGTCGCAGGCTTAGTTTACTTATTTGGTTTCTTGGCCATGTTTGTTTGGTGGAAATGGTTAATGTAA
- the rapA gene encoding RNA polymerase-associated protein RapA: MTFALGQRWISDTESDLGLGTVVAMDARTVTLMFAASEENRVYARTDAPVTRVTFNVGDVIECQEGWSLSVEEVIEDKGLLTYLGTREDTQESEVTLREIFLSNQIRFNKPQDKLYAGQIDRMDNFVLRYRALSNQYQQHKSPMRGLCGMRAGLIPHQLYIAHEVGRRHAPRVLLADEVGLGKTIEAGMIIHQQVLSGRAERILIVVPETLQHQWLVEMMRRFNLHFSIFDEERCIEAFAESDNPFDTQQYVLCSLDFLRKSRKRYEQALEGEWDLLVVDEAHHLEWSQDKPSREYQVVEGLAENTPGVLLLTATPEQLGRESHFARLRLLDPDRFYDYEAFVEEEDQYAPVADAVTALFSGVKLEDSAKNQITELLSEQDVEPLFRVIEGDSSEEEQALARQELIDNLMDRHGTGRVLFRNTRAAIKGFPKRNVNLLPMDIPTQYTTSMRVSGMIGGKMAPEARAMKMLYPEEIFQEFEGEDSSWWQFDSRVNWLIEKIQDKRSEKILVIASRASTALQLEQALREREGVRATVFHEGMSILERDKAAAYFAQEEGGAQVLICSEIGSEGRNFQFANQLVMFDLPFNPDLLEQRIGRLDRIGQQRDIDIHVPYLKGTSQAILARWFDEGLNAFAETCPTGRTVYDKYSDELIEMLASGNTEQLDEVIEESAKLNQSLKADLEKGRDRLLEMHSNGGDKAHEIAEKIASTDGDTNLVTFALSLFDTIGLNQDDKGENALVVTPSEHMMVPSYPGLPYEGATITFDRDTALSREDMNFISWEHPMIQGGIDLLLSEGVGTSAVSLLKNKALPVGTILLELVYLVDAQAPKRSGISQFLPKTPIRLMMDGRGNDLSAQVEFDSFNRQLSPVNRHLASKLVNSVQGEIHKLIEAGEAQVLPKVEEVRQQAQRDMQTNLNGELERLQALKAVNPNIRDEELEVIEAQINELTGYISKAQVQLDSLRLIVVSHN, translated from the coding sequence ATGACATTTGCTTTGGGGCAACGCTGGATAAGCGATACGGAGAGCGATTTAGGTTTAGGTACCGTTGTAGCAATGGATGCTCGCACAGTGACACTAATGTTTGCAGCATCAGAAGAAAACCGTGTGTATGCACGTACGGATGCTCCCGTAACCCGAGTAACGTTTAATGTAGGCGATGTCATCGAATGCCAAGAAGGTTGGTCTCTGTCTGTCGAAGAAGTAATCGAAGATAAAGGGCTACTGACCTACCTAGGTACACGTGAAGATACCCAAGAATCAGAAGTGACTCTGCGTGAAATCTTCTTAAGCAATCAGATCCGTTTTAACAAGCCACAAGACAAACTGTACGCAGGTCAAATCGACCGTATGGATAATTTTGTGTTGCGTTACCGTGCACTAAGCAATCAATACCAACAGCACAAGAGCCCAATGCGTGGCTTGTGTGGTATGCGTGCTGGTCTAATTCCTCACCAGTTGTACATCGCTCATGAAGTGGGTCGTCGTCATGCGCCACGTGTTTTATTAGCTGATGAAGTTGGTCTAGGTAAAACCATCGAAGCGGGTATGATCATCCACCAACAGGTGTTGTCTGGTCGTGCGGAACGCATCCTGATCGTGGTACCTGAAACACTACAACATCAATGGTTAGTTGAGATGATGCGTCGTTTCAATCTGCACTTTTCTATCTTTGATGAAGAGCGTTGTATTGAAGCCTTTGCAGAATCAGATAACCCATTTGATACCCAACAATACGTTCTGTGTTCGTTAGATTTCTTACGCAAGAGCCGCAAGCGCTACGAGCAAGCGCTTGAAGGTGAGTGGGATCTGTTGGTTGTCGATGAAGCGCACCACCTTGAGTGGAGCCAAGACAAACCAAGCCGTGAATACCAAGTGGTAGAGGGCTTGGCAGAAAATACTCCTGGTGTGCTTTTGCTGACTGCTACTCCAGAGCAACTGGGCCGTGAGAGTCACTTTGCACGTCTGCGTCTATTGGATCCTGACCGCTTCTACGATTACGAAGCGTTCGTTGAAGAAGAAGATCAATACGCACCGGTTGCTGATGCTGTTACCGCACTATTCTCAGGCGTGAAACTTGAAGACAGCGCGAAGAATCAGATTACAGAGCTGCTTTCTGAGCAAGATGTTGAGCCTCTATTCCGCGTTATCGAAGGTGATAGCAGCGAAGAAGAGCAAGCATTAGCTCGTCAAGAACTGATTGATAACCTTATGGATCGCCATGGTACTGGTCGTGTTCTATTTAGAAATACACGTGCCGCTATCAAAGGCTTCCCTAAGCGTAACGTCAACCTACTGCCGATGGATATTCCAACGCAGTACACCACGTCGATGCGCGTATCAGGCATGATCGGTGGCAAGATGGCACCAGAAGCTCGTGCGATGAAGATGCTTTACCCAGAAGAGATCTTCCAAGAGTTTGAAGGTGAAGACTCAAGCTGGTGGCAGTTCGATTCACGTGTTAACTGGCTGATTGAAAAGATCCAAGACAAGCGTAGCGAAAAGATCCTAGTGATCGCATCACGTGCAAGTACGGCACTTCAATTAGAGCAGGCACTGCGTGAGCGTGAAGGTGTACGTGCAACTGTATTCCACGAAGGCATGTCGATTCTAGAGCGTGATAAAGCAGCGGCTTATTTTGCTCAAGAAGAGGGCGGTGCTCAGGTTCTTATCTGTAGTGAAATCGGCTCTGAAGGCCGTAACTTCCAGTTTGCTAACCAATTAGTGATGTTTGACCTTCCATTCAACCCAGACTTGCTCGAGCAACGTATTGGTCGTTTGGATCGTATTGGCCAACAGCGTGATATCGATATTCATGTTCCTTATCTGAAAGGCACATCACAGGCGATCCTAGCGCGTTGGTTTGATGAAGGCCTGAATGCATTCGCGGAAACGTGCCCAACTGGTCGCACGGTTTACGACAAGTACTCAGACGAGCTTATTGAAATGCTGGCTTCTGGTAACACAGAACAGCTTGATGAAGTGATCGAAGAATCAGCTAAACTAAATCAAAGCCTAAAAGCGGATCTAGAAAAAGGCCGAGATCGCCTACTAGAGATGCACTCAAACGGCGGTGATAAAGCACACGAGATTGCAGAGAAGATCGCATCAACCGATGGCGACACTAACCTAGTCACTTTTGCGTTGAGCTTGTTCGACACCATTGGTTTGAACCAAGACGACAAAGGTGAAAATGCGCTAGTAGTTACGCCATCTGAGCACATGATGGTACCAAGCTACCCTGGCTTACCTTATGAAGGTGCAACTATCACGTTCGACCGTGATACTGCACTTTCTCGTGAAGACATGAACTTCATTAGCTGGGAACACCCAATGATTCAGGGTGGTATTGATTTACTACTTAGCGAAGGGGTGGGTACTTCTGCAGTATCACTACTTAAGAACAAAGCGCTGCCGGTTGGCACTATCTTGCTTGAATTAGTTTACTTGGTGGATGCACAAGCACCAAAACGCAGTGGTATCAGCCAGTTCCTGCCTAAGACTCCGATTCGTTTGATGATGGATGGCCGTGGTAACGACCTATCTGCTCAGGTTGAATTTGATAGCTTTAACCGCCAGCTAAGCCCGGTGAACCGTCACCTAGCAAGTAAGTTAGTTAACTCGGTACAAGGCGAAATTCACAAGCTAATCGAAGCGGGTGAGGCACAAGTTCTTCCTAAAGTGGAAGAAGTGCGTCAGCAAGCGCAAAGAGATATGCAGACAAACCTGAACGGTGAACTAGAGCGTCTGCAAGCACTGAAAGCGGTGAACCCAAATATTCGTGATGAAGAGCTAGAAGTGATCGAAGCTCAGATTAACGAACTGACAGGCTACATCAGCAAAGCTCAGGTTCAACTAGACTCGCTACGCTTGATTGTGGTTTCTCACAATTAA